The following proteins come from a genomic window of Heyndrickxia acidicola:
- a CDS encoding nucleoside triphosphate pyrophosphohydrolase, which produces MAIYNKLVRDRIPEIIESNGGKATVRELDSAAFLQELKAKAEEEWKEYLESASDNQAMEELCDLLEVLHALTHAHGSGFEELEAIRKKKVQERGGFEKRLFLVEAE; this is translated from the coding sequence GTGGCAATATACAATAAGCTTGTTCGCGACAGAATTCCGGAAATCATTGAAAGCAATGGTGGAAAAGCAACGGTCAGAGAACTGGACTCTGCAGCTTTTCTACAGGAATTGAAAGCAAAAGCAGAGGAAGAGTGGAAGGAATATTTGGAATCAGCGAGTGATAATCAGGCGATGGAAGAGCTATGTGATCTGCTAGAGGTGCTGCATGCTTTGACTCATGCGCATGGAAGCGGTTTTGAAGAGCTGGAAGCAATCAGAAAAAAGAAAGTCCAGGAGCGCGGCGGTTTTGAAAAACGGTTGTTTTTGGTGGAAGCCGAATAG